From the Corynebacterium zhongnanshanii genome, the window TCGCGAGGCCGGGGTTGAGGTTCTGGTCTACGACATGCCGCTGCTGATCGAAAATGGCGAGTACACGGCCATGGATCACGTGGTGGTCGTGGACGCGGAGGATGATCTGCGTGTGTCGCGGCTCGTGGAGTATCGCGGGCTCGATGAGGACGACGCCCGGCGTCGTATCCAGGCACAGATTGACAGGGAGTCCCGCCTCGCCGCAGCGGATACCGTCCTGGACAACAACGGCACGCAGGAGCAGTTGCTGGAGCAGGTCGATGAACTGTGGAGGACCGTGTGTGCCTCGCAGCGCTAGACTGTGGGCATGGCATTTGCAGCTGAGCGACCAGAGCTATCCTATTCTGAATTCCGCCCCGTCGGCGATATCGAACGCACTCCTGGCACATTCCAGGTCATTAGTGAGTTTGAGCCCGCGGGCGATCAACCCAAAGCAATTGGGGAATTAGCCGAACGCCTCGATCGCGGCGAGCGCGACATTGTTCTCTTGGGTGCCACGGGTACGGGTAAATCCGCCACCGCCGCGTGGTTGATTGAAAAAGTTCAGCGCCCCACGCTGGTTATGGCGCCGAATAAAACCCTCGCGGCTCAGTTGGCCAATGAGCTCCGCAGTCTTCTTCCGAATAACGCGGTGGAGTATTTCGTCTCCTATTATGACTACTACCAGCCGGAGGCGTATATCGCCCAGTCTGATACGTATATCGAGAAGGATTCTTCCATTAACGAGGACGTTGAGCGCCTGCGACATTCGGCCACGTCGGCGTTGCTGTCCCGGCGTGATGTGGTGGTGGTATCGTCTGTATCTTGCATTTATGGCCTGGGTACGCCTCAGTCCTACCTGGATCGCTCCGCCGTGCTGCGGGTAGGTGAGGAGATTGACCGGGACAAGTTCCTACGCCTGTTGGTGGATATTCAATACACGCGCAATGACATGTCCTTTACCCGTGGAACATTCCGCGTGAAGGGGGACACGGTCGATATCATACCGGCCTATGAAGAATTAGCCGTGCGCGTGGAGTTCTTCGGCGATGAAGTGGATACCCTGTATTACATTCACCCGTTGACGGGAGATGTGATCCGCAATGTAGAGGAATTGCGCATCTTTCCCGCAACGCACTATGTGGCGGGGCCGGAGCGCATGGAAAAGGCGATCGAGTCCATTAAAGAGGAGCTAGAAGAGCGGCTGGAGGAGCTTGAGAATAAGGGCAAGCTGCTGGAGGCCCAGCGCCTGCGCATGCGCACGGAATATGACCTGGAAATGATTCAACAGGTCGGCTTCACCAGCGGCATTGAGAATTATTCGCGGCACATCGATGGGCGAGAGGCAGGCTCGGCCCCCGCGACCCTGATCGACTACTTTCCCGAAGACTTCCTCACCATCATCGACGAGTCTCACGTGACCGTCCCCCAAATTGGGGGAATGTTCGAGGGAGATGCGTCCCGCAAGCGCAACCTCGTGGAGCACGGATTTCGGCTGCCCTCCGCCTTGGACAACCGCCCATTGACGTGGGAGGAGTTTGATGACCGCAAAGGCCAGTGCGTGTACCTGTCCGCGACCCCCGGAGACTATGAGCTCGCGGCCGCTGGTGGCGAGTTCGTGGAACAAGTCATCCGTCCGACCGGCCTGGTCGATCCGAAGGTGGAGGTGCGCCCTACCAAGGGCCAGATTGATGATCTGATTGAGCAGATCCGCCGCCGGACGGACAAGGACGAGCGTGTGTTGGTGACCACGCTGACCAAGCGCATGGCCGAGGACCTCACGGATTACCTGCTGGAGCACGGCGTGAAGGTCCGCTATATGCACTCGGACATCGACACGTTGCGTCGCGTGGAGCTGCTGCGTCAGTTGCGCCTGGGCGAGTATGACGTGCTGGTGGGCATCAACTTGCTCCGTGAGGGTCTGGATCTGCCGGAGGTTTCTCTGGTGGCGATCCTGGACGCGGATAAGGAGGGATTCCTCCGCTCCACCCGTTCGCTGATCCAGACGATCGGACGCGCCGCGCGTAACGTCTCCGGCGAGGTGATCATGTACGCGGACAAGGTGACGGAATCCATGGCGTACGCGATTGACGAAACCGAACGTCGCCGAGCCAAGCAGATCGCCTACAACGAGGAGCACGGGATCGATCCTCAACCGTTGCGGAAGAAGATCGCGGACATCCTTGACCAAGTCGCGGAATTCGGCAGCGATGAATATTCGCCGTCTGCGGGGGAGACGTCCCTGAATACCGACGCCCAGCTCGCGACCGATGGGGCGTTCACCCCAGAGGGGGAGCCCATGGCCCGGGAGCAGCTGGAGAAGCTCATTGCTCAGATGACCGAGCAGATGAAGGAGGCCGCTCGGGAGTTGAAGTTCGAGCTGGCTGGTCGGCTGCGTGACGAGATTATGGACTTGAAGAAGGAACTCAAGGGAATGATCGACGCGGGCATGTAGCCCCGGGAAAGATTCCGAACGTATAGGATGGTGACTATGTTCGGCACCATTGTTGTGGGAACCGACGGTTCCCAATCTTCGTTTTTGGCAGTTCGTCGCGCGGCAGCCATTGCCGCAGCGTTTGATGCAGAGTTGGTGCTGGCGAGCGCCTACTACCCCCAAGATGCGGACGTGGCGAACTCCTCCAGGGATGATTCGCGTGTGGTGGTGGGGGAGCCGGACGCCAACGAAGTGTTGGCTGCGGCGCTCAAGGAGGCCAAGGACGAGGGTGCTACCAAGGTCACCGCGAAGATGAAGGCGGGCGCCCCGGTGGTTGCTCTCATGTCTGTGGTGACCGAGGTGGATGCGGACCTGCTGGTGGTGGGTAACCGCGGTATCAACTCCCTAACGGGGCGACTGCTGGGCAGCGTTCCGGCCGATGTGGCCCGGCAGTCCCAGTGCGATGTGATGATCGTCCACACCGTGGATTAGACACTCTGGACTCGTTGCTGTGCGCTAGGAGCTGTGAATTGGGGGTAGGTTGTCCCACTCAAATCCGCCATCGTTGACGATGGTGAGGCCCTGGGTTGCACGCGTCAGCGCTACGTACACATCGTTGAGCCCCTGCGGGCTGGCCTCCAGGAACTCGGCTGGCTCCACCACTACAACTTCGTCGAACTCCAGGCCCTTGGCGGCGGAAATATCACAGAAAATAACGTGCTCGTCTATTCCCACCTCGTGCTCTTGCAGTGCCGATTCCAGCGTGGAACTGGCCTGGGATGTGGCAGAAATAACGCCCACTAATCCTTCTCCGGCGCGCTGGCGAATCTCCGGCAAGGCAGTGAACAATTCTTGTCCGGAAATCTGGCGAATATCAGTTCCGGATTCTCGCAATGCCACCGGGGCGTCCTGATCCGGCGCAATATCGGCAAGTAGAGAATTAGCCACCTCGGAAATATCCCGCGGGGTGCGGTAATTGACCGTCAGTTCGTGGAGTTTCCACCGATCACCTACGAAGGGGGATAGGGTCTGTGACCATTGATCCACTCCGGCAGGATTACCCGTTTGCGCAGGATCACCGACAAGAGTCATCCACCTATTCGGACTGCGGCGAAACACCATGCGCCACGCCATTTCTGATAATTCCTGCGCTTCATCGACAATGATATGACCAAAAGCCCACCGGATATCGGCAGCAGCGCGCTCGGCCGTGGTGCGCTTTTCCTGTAACGTGTGCCGTTTGGCGAGAGCCTCGGCGTCGACAATGTCATACGCCATGAGGATTTCCGCATCGAACCCATCATCCAAGTCTTGGGACGCCGAGCCCGTCAGAATGTCCAGCGCATCCTGGGCATCGGCGATGGCCTCGCGCCATTCCTCCCGTTCAGCCTCGGCGGATTCCTCGTTGTCCACAACTCCCAGCAGGTCGGAGAGCTCGTCGAGTAGCGGGGCGTCAGCGTCGGTCCACTGGCCGGCGGAGGTGAGGCCGGCGCGCGTGGACTCGTCGTACTCGGCGGTTGCTTCGGCCAGGTTGTCGGGGTCGGTGTAGAGGCGCCGGAGCACCTTCTCTGGGGTGAGTTCCGGCCACAGCTCGCCCACGGCCTCCACCACATCGGGCTCGGTGCCCAAGTCATCCCGAAGCTGCGCCTTGTCCGCCCCGGAGAGCAAATTCTGTCCGCCCAAAGGATCCGCACCGATGCGCTCGGCCAACAGGTCAGTGAGGGTGTCCAAGGCGTGATTGATAAAGATGCTGCGGGCCTGATTATGCGGTTTACGAGAACGCCGCGCCCGTGTGCGAGCCGCGCGTACGTGTGCGGGAGTTAGGGACAGAGAAATGCCATCCACCACAAATTCCAGCGGCTCGTCAGGCACTGTTTGCCACGTTTTTACCGCCGATGCCAGAATGTGGACCATTTCCACCGAGCCCTTGACCTCACGGGCCAGGAGATTCTCCTCAGGAATGGTGGATACACCCGGCAGTAATGTCCCCGGAGTAGCCAACACCACACCCGTCTCTCCCAGCGAGGGAAGAACCTGCGAAATGTAATTCAAAAAGCGCGCATTCGGCCCAATAATAAGCACACCCGTGTTCGCCAGCTGCTCGCGCCACGTGTACAACAGATACGCCGCGCGATGGAGCGCCACCGCGGTCTTGCCCGTGCCCGGCGCGCCCTGCACAATCGTCACCCCGCGGTACGGGCTGCGGATAATCGTGTCCTGCTCCGCCGCGATGGTCTCCACGATGTCGCGCATGTGCGGAGTGCGCGCTGCGTTCACCGCATCCAGCAATGCCTGTTCCTGACCGACGCCGCCCCCTGTCGTTGCCAGGGCCGCGTCTCCTGCGGAGGTTCCGCGGGCAATGAGCGTCTCGTCGCTGGAGGAAATGACCTTATGGCCACGGGTCTTGATGTGGCGGCGCGTATGAACACCTTGGGGGTGCAGGGTGGTCGCCAGGTAGAAGGGGCGGGCCTGCGGGGCGCGCCAATCCATGAGGAGTGTCCGCATCGCCTCGTCGTTGTCGTGGACGCCAATGCGGCCGATGTAACGCCGGTCGACCACAGTGCCGTCGATCATGACCGGGTTATCCGGGTCGTCGTCCGTGGGGTCTTCCACATCAATACGACCGAACATCAGGCCCACGTCCGCGGCGGTGAGGGTTTGCAACCGGGCTGTAATATCCGCGGCCTCGCGGTCGCGCATCATGAGCCCCTGAGGATCATCGATGTCCGCTTCTTTGCGCACGTCTTTCAGACGTGCTTCCAATGTGTCCCGGCGTGTGGCAATCAGCGCCAGGAGCTGGTCGAGGTGGCGTTGTTCCTCGTGGATGCTCAACGATGTCCTTTCGCGGAAGATAAAAACTGGCACCCCAGTCAACATCGGACTGGGGTGCATACATTCCCACTTGTCGTCACCTTCTCGGTGACCGGGGGAGTGCTGGAACAGCGAGCGCGGGAGAAGGTGTGTGCTTTAGAAGTTGTACTTCTTTGCAGCCTTCTTAGCCTGCTTGCGCGCCTTCTTGGAACGCTTCTTGGCCTCCTTGCGGGCCTTCTTCAGTTCCTTGCGGCCCTGCTTCTGAGCTTCCTGAGCGCGCTCGCGGGCGGCCTTGCCCTGCTCCTGGGCGTAGGCGGATGCTTGGCTGCCGAAGTCAGCGGCCTGGTCACGCAGCTCGGAGGCCTTCTCCGCAGCCTGGTCGCGGAAGTCCAGTGCGGACTCCTTCCAGTCATCCTTGTTGTCGTCCACGTACTCGGAGACGGTCTGTGCAACCTCGGCGACCTTCTCCTTCGCGGTTCCGAAGAAGTCAGATGCCTGTGCCTGTGCGGTCTCCGCTAGTTCCTTGGAGCGGTCCTGGGCGTTAGCCAGCATCTTTTCCTGCTCGGACTTACCTGGCATGGCCTTCTTTACGCGCCATGCCACGGACGGCTTGCCCTGGGTGTCCATGCTGGTTACCAGCAGTCCACCCAGCAAGGTGGCGTCCGTCAAGAAGCCGGTCTGCTTCTGCTGCTTCTTGTTCTTGTCGCTCTCGCTCCAGAAGGCATTGCGGTTCAGGGTGGTGGGGATCTGGATTGCAGCCAGAACCAACGCGCCCAAGCGTGGGGCCTTGTTCGTTGCCACCAGTGCGCTGGCGGCTACCTTCGTGCCTCCCAGGATGCGTGCCTGGGTTGGGCCGTCGGTAGGGATGGCCTTGGCGTACTGAGGAGGCAGAACGGAGCGCACAGGTCCGATGACGGCCTTGGCTTCGCCAGCGTGCTCCTTGGGGTTGCGCAGAGTCTGCACACCGTCGACGATGAATGCCGAGGCGACCAGAGTATGAGCAATCTTGCGGATCATATGTAGTCCTAACCCTTCGTGGTGTTTTTAGTCTGCTATCAACTAATACCGAAAAAGCTTCCGCCGTGCAGCTTCACCCCTCTCACGTGCACTTTTCGCGCGGCAAGGGGAGGATTGTGCTGACAACAGTGGCGTCTAGGAGGGCGCCGACGGTGGCGCCTTCGAAGACGCGTTCTCGTCCCGTCCGATTTACCAGCCGCGCTCGCGCCACTCGTCCACATGAGGCTTCTCCGCGCCCACCGTGGTGGAGTTGCCGTGCCCAGGATGCAGAAGGGTGTTGTCGGGAAGAGTGAAGATCCGCTCCTCCACGTCACTCAGCAATTGCGTGAAGTCCTTGTCGGACGTTGTCTTGCCCACTCCTCCCGGGAAGACGGAATCGCCCACCCATGCCTGGGGCTGCTGCTTGTCCAGATGGAGAACGGCAAGGCCACCCGGGGTGTGGCCACGAAGCTCCACGACCTGGAGGTCCAATGTATTCAAGGCACTGCTCGCAAGATCCAGGGGTTGCGTCTCCCCGGAGTCCGTGCCATAGGTTCGATCGGCTGGGGAGGGCAGCGCTGGGGCGTCGAGTCTCGGGGCATGGTGGCGCGCATCAGTATGCTGCAGCACCTCCGCCAAGGCCTGCACATGGTCGGCATGGCGATGCGTGGTGAGGACGTCGGTGATGGTTACGTCATGCTCGCGCGCCAACTCCAGCAGTGCGGGGGCATCGGTGGCGGCATCAATCAGCAGAGCGTCTCCGCCCATGCAGATCAGCCAGCAGTTGTTGTCCATGCTGCCCACGGAGATGTGAAAGAATTCTGGGTGCGTAGTGCTCATAGTGACCACCCTACGCATCGTGCGCTCTTGCGGCGTTGGGGCGAATGTCGGAGGTTTGAGTAGAATAGGTGTTCAATTAACTTCCGATGCCGATAACGATAGTTTGGATACTGATTTACTGTGGCTGATCAGCTAATTGTGCGCGGAGCACGTGAGCATAACCTCAAAGGCGTGGACATCGACCTGCCTCGTGACAAGATGATTGTCTTCACCGGCTTGTCCGGATCGGGTAAGTCCTCCCTGGCCTTTGACACAATTTTTGCCGAAGGTCAGCGTCGGTATGTTGAGTCCTTAAGCTCCTACGCCCGCATGTTCCTCGGGCGGATGGATAAGCCGGACGTAGAGCTGATCGAAGGGCTGTCCCCAGCGGTCTCCATCGATCAGAAGTCCACGAACCGCAACCCTCGGTCCACCGTGGGCACCGTGACGGAGATCTTCGACTATCTACGTCTGCTCTACGCACGCACCGGCACGCCGCACTGCCCCCAGTGTGGCGAGGTGATTCAGCGCCAGACTCCCCAGGAGATCGTGGATCAGATCCTTCAGATGGAGGAGGGGCTGAAGTTCCAGGTGCTGGCCCCCGTGGTGCGTACCCGCAAGGGCGAGTTTGTGGATCTCTTCGAGGACCTGGCGTCCCAGGGCTATTCCCGCGTGAAGGTGGATGGCGAGGTCCATCAACTCTCGAACCCGCCGAAGCTGGAAAAGCAGGTCAAGCACGATATCGACGTGGTGGTGGATCGTCTTCAGGTCAAACCTAGCCAGAAGCAGCGCCTGACGGATTCCATCGAAACGGCACTGAACCTCGCCGATGGAATTGTGGTGCTGGACTTCGTGAGCCTGGATGAGAAGGATCCGGTCCGCTACCGTCGTTTCTCCGAAAAGATGGCCTGCCCCAACGGCCACGCCTTGGCGCTGGACGAGCTGGAGCCCAGGACGTTTTCCTTCAACTCGCCTTATGGTGCCTGCCCCACCTGCGACGGGTTGGGCACGGCCCTGGAAGTGGATGAGAAACTGGTCATCCCGGACGAGGATGCCCCACTGAATAAGGCCATTGCACCGTGGGCGGGTTCCCCGAACTCCAAATACTTCGAGAAGCTCCTCGCGGCCTTGGGCAAGGAGCTGGGCTTTGATCCGAAGGCTCCGTACTCGGACCTGTCCGCTGCCCACAAGAAGGCTATTTTGAAGGGCCATTCCACGAAGATCACGGTGAACTTCCGCAATCGCTACGGACGTGGGCGCAACTACACCGCTCCGTTCGAGGGCGTGATGCCGTTTCTGACGCGCAAGCTGGACCAGACGGACTCCGAGGCGTCGAAGGAACGCTACCTCTCCTACATGCGCGAGGTGCCCTGCAGCTCCTGTGGCGGCGCCCGCCTCAAGCCGGAGGTGCTGGCCGTCACCATCGCCGCTGGGGAGCGCCGCTTGAGCATTGCGGAGCTTGCTGATCTTTCTATTTCCGACGCCAGCGCGTTCCTCAATTCCCTCACACTCAATAAACGGGAGGAGATGATCGCGGGTGCTGTGCTGCGCGAGATTCAAGCTCGCCTTCGATTCCTGCTAGACGTGGGTCTGAACTATTTGTCGATGTCCCGATCAGCGGGGACATTGTCCGGTGGCGAGGCACAACGCATTCGCCTGGCCACGCAGATCGGCTCTGGCCTCGCCGGCGTGCTGTACGTGTTGGATGAGCCGTCGATCGGTCTGCATCAGCGCGACAACGAACGCCTGATCCACACCCTGGAGCATCTGCGCGACCTGGGTAACACCCTGATCGTGGTGGAGCATGATGAGGACACGATCCGCACCGCCGACTGGCTCGTGGACATCGGGCCGCGCGCCGGTGAGTTTGGTGGTGAAGTGGTCTACCAGGGCGCCCCGGCTGGAATTCTTGAGTGCGAGGAGTCGGTGACCGGCCACTACCTGTCCGGGAAGAAGGTGCTCGCGGTTCCTTCTTCGCGCCGGGAGGTGGATCGTGAGCGGATGCTCTCGGTGCGCGGCGCGGAGGAGAACAACCTCAAGGGCGTGGACGTGTCCTTCCCGCTGGGCGTGTTGACCGTGGTCACGGGCGTGTCTGGTTCCGGTAAGTCCTCCCTGGTCAATGGGATTCTGGCCAAGGTGTTGGCCAACAACCTGAATCGCTCCCGCGTGGTTCCTGGCCACCACAAGCGCGTGGACGGCCTGGAGCACCTGGACAAGTTGGTCCAGGTGGACCAAAGTCCGATTGGACGTACTCCGCGGTCCAATCCGGCAACGTACACCGGCGTGTTCGATAAGATCCGCAAGCTCTTCGCGGAGACCACCGAAGCGAAAGTTCGTGGATACGGTCCGGGACGCTTCTCCTTTAACGTCAAGGGTGGGCGCTGCGAGGCCTGCCACGGCGACGGAACGCTGAAGATCGAGATGAACTTCCTGCCGGATGTGTACGTGCCGTGTGAGGTGTGCCAGGGTGCTCGCTATAACCGCGAGACGCTGGAAGTCACATACAAGGGCAAGAACATCGCCGAGGTTCTGGACCTTCCGATCACCGACGCCGCGGAGTTCTTTGAACCCGTTACGTCCATCTCTCGCTACCTCAATACGTTGGTGGATGTGGGCTTGGGCTATGTCCGTCTGGGACAGGCCGCCACCACGCTGTCCGGTGGTGAGGCGCAGCGCGTGAAGCTGGCCGCCGAATTGCAGAAGCGCTCGAACGGCCGCACCATCTACATCCTGGATGAGCCCACCACGGGCCTGCATTTTGAGGACATCCGGAAACTAATGCTGGTGATCCAGGGGCTGGTGGACAAGGGCAACAGCGTGCTCATCATCGAGCACAACCTGGATGTCATCAAGGCTGCAGACTGGATTGTGGACATGGGTCCCGAGGGAGGATCCGGTGGAGGCACCGTGGTGGCCGAGGGAACTCCGGAGTACGTGGCCCGCGTGGAGGGTTCCTACACAGGTCACTACCTCCGCCCTCTGCTGGAGAAGTCCCACACGGAGGAGCGCACGGATGACCGCGCACGAGACAAGGAGAACGCATAGGTGGACGCGCTGGATACACACGCGATTCAGCGAGGCTCCCACGAAGAAGGTCCAGCTCCCACCGGGATCGTGAGTTCATTTGGCTATGCCGTAAGTTCGCCCTCGCGGATCCGGAAGGAACTCTTCGGCGGTCTGGCGGTTGCCCTGGCCTTGATCCCTGAGGTGTTGAGCTTCTCCATTCTGGCCGGGATGGATCCCAAGGTTGGGCTCTTCGCCTCCGTGATCATGATGATGTCCATCGCCTTCACGGGAGGCCGACCGGCCATGGTGTCTGCCGCCGCGGGATCCGTGGCCGTGGTGATCGCCCCACTGTCTGCCAGCCACGGAGTGGACTACGTTGTCGCCGCGGTGCTCCTTGCCGGAGCGTTGCAGGTCATTTTGTCTGCTGTCGGAGTGGCCAAGCTGATGCGCTTCATTCCCCGTAGTGTGATGCTGGGCTTTGTGAACGCGCTGGGCATCCTCATGCTGACCGCACAGATGGATCACCTCATCGACGTGCCCTGGCTGGTCTACGCGCTCGTGGCGGTGGGGCTGGTCATCATGTTGGGACTGCCGCGTCTGACCACGGTCATTCCCGCGCCGCTGGTCACGATCTTCATCCTGACAGGAGCCGTGTGGGCCTTCGGATGGAACGTGCCAGATGTGGCGGACCAAGGGGAGCTGCCCACCTCGCTGCCGGGCTTGTTCCTTCCGGATGTTCCCCTCACCCTGGACACCCTGTCGG encodes:
- the uvrB gene encoding excinuclease ABC subunit UvrB, giving the protein MAFAAERPELSYSEFRPVGDIERTPGTFQVISEFEPAGDQPKAIGELAERLDRGERDIVLLGATGTGKSATAAWLIEKVQRPTLVMAPNKTLAAQLANELRSLLPNNAVEYFVSYYDYYQPEAYIAQSDTYIEKDSSINEDVERLRHSATSALLSRRDVVVVSSVSCIYGLGTPQSYLDRSAVLRVGEEIDRDKFLRLLVDIQYTRNDMSFTRGTFRVKGDTVDIIPAYEELAVRVEFFGDEVDTLYYIHPLTGDVIRNVEELRIFPATHYVAGPERMEKAIESIKEELEERLEELENKGKLLEAQRLRMRTEYDLEMIQQVGFTSGIENYSRHIDGREAGSAPATLIDYFPEDFLTIIDESHVTVPQIGGMFEGDASRKRNLVEHGFRLPSALDNRPLTWEEFDDRKGQCVYLSATPGDYELAAAGGEFVEQVIRPTGLVDPKVEVRPTKGQIDDLIEQIRRRTDKDERVLVTTLTKRMAEDLTDYLLEHGVKVRYMHSDIDTLRRVELLRQLRLGEYDVLVGINLLREGLDLPEVSLVAILDADKEGFLRSTRSLIQTIGRAARNVSGEVIMYADKVTESMAYAIDETERRRAKQIAYNEEHGIDPQPLRKKIADILDQVAEFGSDEYSPSAGETSLNTDAQLATDGAFTPEGEPMAREQLEKLIAQMTEQMKEAARELKFELAGRLRDEIMDLKKELKGMIDAGM
- a CDS encoding universal stress protein, which produces MVTMFGTIVVGTDGSQSSFLAVRRAAAIAAAFDAELVLASAYYPQDADVANSSRDDSRVVVGEPDANEVLAAALKEAKDEGATKVTAKMKAGAPVVALMSVVTEVDADLLVVGNRGINSLTGRLLGSVPADVARQSQCDVMIVHTVD
- a CDS encoding HelD family protein: MLTGVPVFIFRERTSLSIHEEQRHLDQLLALIATRRDTLEARLKDVRKEADIDDPQGLMMRDREAADITARLQTLTAADVGLMFGRIDVEDPTDDDPDNPVMIDGTVVDRRYIGRIGVHDNDEAMRTLLMDWRAPQARPFYLATTLHPQGVHTRRHIKTRGHKVISSSDETLIARGTSAGDAALATTGGGVGQEQALLDAVNAARTPHMRDIVETIAAEQDTIIRSPYRGVTIVQGAPGTGKTAVALHRAAYLLYTWREQLANTGVLIIGPNARFLNYISQVLPSLGETGVVLATPGTLLPGVSTIPEENLLAREVKGSVEMVHILASAVKTWQTVPDEPLEFVVDGISLSLTPAHVRAARTRARRSRKPHNQARSIFINHALDTLTDLLAERIGADPLGGQNLLSGADKAQLRDDLGTEPDVVEAVGELWPELTPEKVLRRLYTDPDNLAEATAEYDESTRAGLTSAGQWTDADAPLLDELSDLLGVVDNEESAEAEREEWREAIADAQDALDILTGSASQDLDDGFDAEILMAYDIVDAEALAKRHTLQEKRTTAERAAADIRWAFGHIIVDEAQELSEMAWRMVFRRSPNRWMTLVGDPAQTGNPAGVDQWSQTLSPFVGDRWKLHELTVNYRTPRDISEVANSLLADIAPDQDAPVALRESGTDIRQISGQELFTALPEIRQRAGEGLVGVISATSQASSTLESALQEHEVGIDEHVIFCDISAAKGLEFDEVVVVEPAEFLEASPQGLNDVYVALTRATQGLTIVNDGGFEWDNLPPIHSS
- a CDS encoding DoxX family membrane protein, producing the protein MIRKIAHTLVASAFIVDGVQTLRNPKEHAGEAKAVIGPVRSVLPPQYAKAIPTDGPTQARILGGTKVAASALVATNKAPRLGALVLAAIQIPTTLNRNAFWSESDKNKKQQKQTGFLTDATLLGGLLVTSMDTQGKPSVAWRVKKAMPGKSEQEKMLANAQDRSKELAETAQAQASDFFGTAKEKVAEVAQTVSEYVDDNKDDWKESALDFRDQAAEKASELRDQAADFGSQASAYAQEQGKAARERAQEAQKQGRKELKKARKEAKKRSKKARKQAKKAAKKYNF
- a CDS encoding MBL fold metallo-hydrolase produces the protein MSTTHPEFFHISVGSMDNNCWLICMGGDALLIDAATDAPALLELAREHDVTITDVLTTHRHADHVQALAEVLQHTDARHHAPRLDAPALPSPADRTYGTDSGETQPLDLASSALNTLDLQVVELRGHTPGGLAVLHLDKQQPQAWVGDSVFPGGVGKTTSDKDFTQLLSDVEERIFTLPDNTLLHPGHGNSTTVGAEKPHVDEWRERGW
- the uvrA gene encoding excinuclease ABC subunit UvrA, producing MADQLIVRGAREHNLKGVDIDLPRDKMIVFTGLSGSGKSSLAFDTIFAEGQRRYVESLSSYARMFLGRMDKPDVELIEGLSPAVSIDQKSTNRNPRSTVGTVTEIFDYLRLLYARTGTPHCPQCGEVIQRQTPQEIVDQILQMEEGLKFQVLAPVVRTRKGEFVDLFEDLASQGYSRVKVDGEVHQLSNPPKLEKQVKHDIDVVVDRLQVKPSQKQRLTDSIETALNLADGIVVLDFVSLDEKDPVRYRRFSEKMACPNGHALALDELEPRTFSFNSPYGACPTCDGLGTALEVDEKLVIPDEDAPLNKAIAPWAGSPNSKYFEKLLAALGKELGFDPKAPYSDLSAAHKKAILKGHSTKITVNFRNRYGRGRNYTAPFEGVMPFLTRKLDQTDSEASKERYLSYMREVPCSSCGGARLKPEVLAVTIAAGERRLSIAELADLSISDASAFLNSLTLNKREEMIAGAVLREIQARLRFLLDVGLNYLSMSRSAGTLSGGEAQRIRLATQIGSGLAGVLYVLDEPSIGLHQRDNERLIHTLEHLRDLGNTLIVVEHDEDTIRTADWLVDIGPRAGEFGGEVVYQGAPAGILECEESVTGHYLSGKKVLAVPSSRREVDRERMLSVRGAEENNLKGVDVSFPLGVLTVVTGVSGSGKSSLVNGILAKVLANNLNRSRVVPGHHKRVDGLEHLDKLVQVDQSPIGRTPRSNPATYTGVFDKIRKLFAETTEAKVRGYGPGRFSFNVKGGRCEACHGDGTLKIEMNFLPDVYVPCEVCQGARYNRETLEVTYKGKNIAEVLDLPITDAAEFFEPVTSISRYLNTLVDVGLGYVRLGQAATTLSGGEAQRVKLAAELQKRSNGRTIYILDEPTTGLHFEDIRKLMLVIQGLVDKGNSVLIIEHNLDVIKAADWIVDMGPEGGSGGGTVVAEGTPEYVARVEGSYTGHYLRPLLEKSHTEERTDDRARDKENA